Proteins co-encoded in one Haladaptatus sp. ZSTT2 genomic window:
- a CDS encoding GNAT family N-acetyltransferase has protein sequence MIRRATDADLPALRAIQQASLDEPWPDLLATTADGPLILVAEDPEPVGYLVAIPGEAETYLAELAVTPAARRKGYATELLEALRERTAGRLELTVQESDDGARAFYDSHGFTVAERLEDYYKSGDGLLLVSESGE, from the coding sequence ATGATTCGACGAGCGACCGACGCAGACCTGCCCGCACTCCGGGCGATTCAACAGGCCTCCCTCGATGAGCCGTGGCCTGATCTGCTTGCAACCACCGCAGACGGCCCCCTCATTCTCGTCGCAGAAGACCCCGAGCCGGTTGGCTACCTCGTTGCGATTCCCGGAGAGGCAGAGACGTATCTCGCTGAGCTGGCGGTGACGCCCGCTGCCCGACGAAAGGGGTACGCAACCGAACTGCTCGAAGCGCTCAGAGAGCGCACCGCGGGCCGACTCGAACTCACCGTCCAAGAATCAGACGACGGCGCACGCGCTTTCTACGACAGCCACGGCTTCACGGTCGCAGAACGGCTCGAAGACTACTATAAAAGTGGCGACGGGTTGCTGCTCGTCTCCGAGTCAGGCGAGTAG
- a CDS encoding HFX_2341 family transcriptional regulator, whose product MARAETSYDQTHVVPVGFDYDRLIAPLVRDQHTVDRVILLEGAVGSEANVAYSKRLAKKLERDFSNLLGAETERLVIADVYDYDTAFEQAYDLVNEELDAGNEVWVNLSAMPRTVSFAFAMAAHSVMVERQEDRERIHTYYTAPEKYLETELAEVLRRGTDLVTELHDAENDRVSAWLSEAESLLSEFDERGTTIGAKSVEGSHIVELPVASFSSVKPFEEVILFKLGEDGEFESVSELAQALARDLGEEYSDSFRSRVIYTVDRLGPGGKGYIEQQEEGKSYRTKLSRIGTLWVRAHANGD is encoded by the coding sequence ATGGCGCGCGCTGAGACTAGCTACGACCAGACGCACGTCGTGCCCGTCGGCTTCGACTACGACCGACTCATCGCGCCGCTCGTGCGCGACCAGCACACCGTTGACCGGGTGATTCTCCTAGAGGGCGCGGTGGGCAGCGAGGCGAACGTCGCCTACAGCAAGCGTCTCGCAAAGAAGTTGGAGCGCGATTTTTCGAACCTCCTCGGTGCGGAGACAGAACGCCTCGTCATCGCGGACGTGTACGATTATGATACGGCCTTCGAGCAGGCCTACGACCTCGTGAACGAGGAACTCGATGCTGGCAACGAGGTGTGGGTGAACCTCTCTGCGATGCCCCGCACTGTGAGTTTCGCCTTTGCGATGGCCGCCCACTCGGTGATGGTCGAACGCCAGGAAGACCGCGAGCGAATTCACACCTACTACACCGCCCCCGAGAAGTATCTCGAAACCGAGTTGGCGGAGGTGTTGCGCCGGGGAACCGACCTCGTCACCGAACTGCACGACGCAGAAAACGACCGCGTCTCGGCGTGGTTGAGCGAGGCAGAATCGCTCCTCTCCGAGTTCGACGAGCGCGGGACGACCATCGGCGCGAAATCCGTCGAGGGCAGCCATATCGTGGAGTTGCCGGTGGCCTCGTTTTCGAGCGTCAAACCGTTCGAGGAAGTCATCTTATTCAAACTCGGTGAAGACGGCGAGTTTGAGAGTGTGAGCGAGTTGGCTCAGGCGCTCGCCCGCGATTTGGGCGAGGAGTACTCGGACAGCTTTCGCTCGCGGGTGATCTACACAGTAGACCGCCTCGGGCCGGGCGGGAAGGGCTACATCGAGCAACAAGAGGAAGGGAAATCCTACCGGACGAAGTTATCCAGAATCGGGACGCTGTGGGTGCGCGCCCACGCAAACGGCGACTAG
- a CDS encoding tRNA-binding protein → MGIDQPDIDPAQFLTNVEMRIGEVIDVNPFPEARKDVYKLRVDFGDTVLQSAAGLTDNYTQAELLGRQVVAVVNLGTVNIAGFESQCLVTGVDDESGNVVHLQPERSVENGTRVY, encoded by the coding sequence ATGGGTATCGACCAACCCGACATCGACCCGGCACAGTTTCTCACCAACGTAGAGATGCGCATCGGTGAAGTCATCGACGTGAACCCGTTTCCAGAGGCGCGAAAGGACGTGTACAAGCTGCGCGTTGATTTCGGTGACACCGTCCTCCAGTCCGCCGCGGGACTCACCGACAACTACACCCAAGCCGAGTTGCTCGGCCGCCAAGTCGTCGCCGTCGTGAATCTTGGTACTGTCAACATCGCGGGCTTCGAGAGCCAGTGTCTCGTGACCGGCGTGGACGACGAATCGGGCAACGTCGTCCACCTCCAGCCCGAACGATCCGTCGAAAATGGCACTCGCGTATATTGA
- the dnaG gene encoding DNA primase DnaG: MEDSAKYLIHADITADGVVERSDVVGAIFGQTEGLLGDDLDLRDLQNSSKVGRIDVSIDSERGNSFGNITIASSLDKVETAILAAALETIDRVGPCRSTVEVSNIEDVRAAKRRRVVDRAKDLLVSAFDDSVLSSEELIEEVRRSIRVEDITEYEGLPAGPRVETSDAIIVVEGRSDVLTLLKYGIKNAIAVEGTNVPKAVAALTKQKTVTAFLDGDRGGELILKELSQVGDLDYVAFAPSGLSVEDLDRHEVMAALREKVPYDEVKNAPAAPETVAVTDGSVTTVSPETPAPVIEDVDGETDEPLVEYATTAEEPVEESAVEVEAEPTEKPEPETLLGHVKAVIGDDTGTVRLLDGDFKTVADAPAANAFDLIKDADVAPHAVVLDGELGQKVLDVAAQRGVEQIVAKSEGEFVKKPAAVRIRTADQLLA; this comes from the coding sequence ATGGAGGATTCAGCAAAATACCTCATTCACGCAGACATCACCGCCGACGGGGTGGTCGAACGGAGTGACGTCGTCGGGGCTATCTTTGGCCAGACCGAGGGACTCCTCGGCGACGACTTAGACCTCCGCGACCTCCAGAACTCATCGAAGGTCGGCCGGATAGACGTCAGTATCGACTCAGAACGAGGCAACTCGTTTGGCAACATCACCATCGCAAGCAGTCTCGACAAGGTCGAAACAGCCATCCTCGCCGCCGCGCTCGAAACCATCGACCGCGTCGGGCCATGTCGCTCGACCGTCGAGGTCTCGAACATCGAAGACGTGCGCGCCGCAAAGCGCCGTCGCGTCGTCGACCGCGCGAAAGACCTGCTCGTGAGCGCCTTCGACGACAGCGTCCTCTCCAGTGAGGAACTCATCGAGGAAGTCCGCCGCTCGATTCGCGTCGAAGACATCACCGAGTACGAAGGGCTTCCCGCGGGGCCGCGCGTCGAGACGAGCGACGCCATCATCGTGGTCGAAGGCCGCTCAGACGTGCTCACGCTGCTCAAATACGGCATCAAAAACGCGATTGCCGTCGAAGGAACGAACGTGCCGAAAGCGGTGGCGGCCCTCACGAAACAGAAAACCGTCACCGCCTTCTTAGACGGCGACCGCGGCGGGGAACTCATCCTCAAGGAACTCTCGCAGGTGGGCGACTTAGATTACGTCGCCTTCGCGCCCTCTGGGCTCTCGGTCGAGGACTTAGACCGCCACGAGGTCATGGCCGCGTTGCGCGAGAAGGTGCCCTACGACGAAGTAAAAAACGCCCCCGCCGCCCCCGAAACAGTGGCCGTGACCGACGGCAGTGTCACGACCGTCTCACCGGAGACCCCCGCTCCGGTCATCGAGGACGTGGACGGAGAAACCGACGAACCACTCGTCGAGTACGCGACAACTGCCGAGGAACCGGTCGAAGAATCGGCCGTCGAAGTCGAAGCCGAACCCACAGAAAAACCCGAACCCGAAACGCTGCTCGGACACGTCAAAGCCGTGATTGGCGACGACACCGGGACGGTTCGCTTACTCGACGGGGACTTCAAAACGGTGGCAGACGCACCCGCCGCAAATGCGTTCGACCTCATTAAGGACGCGGACGTGGCGCCACACGCGGTCGTTTTAGACGGCGAACTCGGGCAGAAAGTGCTCGACGTGGCTGCCCAGCGCGGTGTCGAACAAATCGTCGCAAAGAGCGAAGGCGAGTTCGTCAAAAAGCCCGCAGCCGTGCGGATTCGCACCGCAGACCAGCTACTCGCCTGA
- a CDS encoding DUF92 domain-containing protein, whose protein sequence is MTSTVRRAGAFALVGMLSLSAPVLGQAAALPFVAIAVLALFVVSEGTLFELFARPGDHQDKRLYGLASFSLAAAGLAILASLFALPVSVFITSVLILAFGNLTQELLRQYSDNPFMATVGFSTGGFLAGLLSQVGLTAAEISMTTVPVAAFLAASGALLGALLRAVLFERDDPLVMLTIGFLLWLFVDLGIEVTGQQIVLALTLTVILGYVSYALETASIPGMLTGVLLSLLTIVLGGLGWFAMLISFFGIGGLSTKFRYDEKQQRGIAEENDGARGSGNVLANSAVAIAAVVGYAASPALTTLSPDLFLFAFAGSIAAAMSDTLSSEIGGLFDQPRLITTLKPVPAGTDGGVTWQGEVAGVGGAALIAAIAFVLFDTVSTTGASIIVLAGVAGMTVDSLLGATLEGVNLSNQGVNFLATLAAALVGVGLALATNAIVL, encoded by the coding sequence GTGACTTCGACCGTCCGACGGGCCGGCGCATTCGCCCTCGTTGGAATGCTTTCGCTCTCCGCGCCGGTGCTGGGACAAGCCGCCGCCCTACCATTCGTCGCGATTGCGGTGCTCGCGTTGTTCGTCGTGAGCGAGGGCACCCTGTTCGAACTGTTCGCCCGCCCGGGCGACCATCAGGACAAACGACTCTACGGTCTCGCTTCGTTTTCGCTCGCCGCCGCGGGCCTCGCCATCCTCGCCTCGCTGTTTGCTCTCCCCGTCTCCGTGTTCATCACGAGCGTGTTGATTCTCGCCTTCGGGAACCTCACCCAGGAACTCCTGCGCCAGTACAGCGACAACCCCTTCATGGCCACCGTGGGCTTTTCGACCGGCGGCTTTCTCGCGGGCCTCCTCAGCCAAGTCGGCCTGACCGCCGCCGAGATTTCGATGACCACCGTCCCCGTCGCCGCGTTTCTCGCGGCGAGTGGCGCGTTGCTCGGGGCGCTCCTCCGCGCAGTGCTGTTTGAGCGCGACGACCCGCTCGTCATGCTCACGATTGGCTTCCTCCTCTGGCTGTTCGTCGACCTCGGCATCGAGGTGACCGGCCAGCAAATCGTCCTCGCGCTCACGCTCACCGTCATCCTCGGCTACGTCTCCTACGCGCTCGAAACCGCGTCGATTCCGGGGATGCTCACGGGCGTCCTACTGAGCCTTCTCACCATCGTTCTCGGCGGGCTTGGTTGGTTCGCCATGCTCATCTCGTTTTTCGGCATCGGTGGCCTCTCGACGAAATTCCGTTACGACGAAAAACAACAGCGCGGCATCGCAGAGGAGAACGACGGCGCGCGCGGGAGCGGGAACGTGCTCGCAAACTCCGCGGTGGCCATCGCCGCCGTCGTCGGCTACGCCGCGAGTCCGGCGCTGACGACGCTTTCGCCCGATCTGTTTCTCTTTGCGTTCGCCGGGTCGATTGCCGCCGCGATGAGCGACACCCTGTCGAGTGAGATTGGCGGCCTGTTCGACCAGCCTCGACTCATCACGACGCTCAAACCCGTCCCCGCCGGAACCGACGGCGGCGTGACGTGGCAAGGCGAAGTTGCGGGAGTCGGTGGGGCCGCGCTCATCGCGGCGATTGCGTTCGTGCTGTTCGACACCGTCAGCACCACGGGCGCGAGCATCATCGTCCTCGCGGGCGTGGCCGGAATGACCGTCGATAGCCTTCTTGGAGCCACCCTCGAAGGAGTGAACCTCTCGAATCAGGGCGTCAACTTCCTCGCAACGCTCGCGGCAGCGCTCGTCGGCGTCGGACTGGCACTCGCCACCAACGCCATCGTGCTATGA
- a CDS encoding DUF1405 domain-containing protein has translation MSSETGRGLLSRLFSKPVPEPDDLPWYVAPLPKWLEDFGLRIAWLIVLINLAGTAFGFYYYLFQFSLEPVVMWPLVPDSPVATLFIALALGAWLLGRQNDYLSALAFFGCLKLGAWTPFVLGMFMTEFGYLHWAMYNFLFWSHLAMVVEGFLLHRITNFPVKAVAVAAGWYLLNDLVDYFIPLVGNAHHTLLPPAVEPIVNGVVQHASPGHEIAAAGAVTLTVLATFLALATRVKKLEA, from the coding sequence ATGTCCTCAGAAACCGGGCGCGGACTGCTTTCTCGCCTCTTCTCTAAACCGGTTCCAGAACCCGACGACCTGCCGTGGTACGTTGCGCCCCTCCCGAAATGGCTCGAAGACTTCGGCCTGCGAATCGCGTGGCTCATCGTCCTCATCAACCTCGCCGGGACGGCCTTTGGCTTCTACTACTACCTGTTCCAGTTCTCCCTCGAACCGGTCGTGATGTGGCCCTTAGTCCCCGATAGCCCCGTCGCTACCCTGTTCATCGCCCTCGCGCTCGGCGCGTGGCTGCTCGGCAGGCAGAACGACTACCTCTCGGCGCTGGCCTTTTTCGGCTGTTTGAAACTCGGCGCGTGGACGCCGTTCGTCCTCGGGATGTTCATGACCGAGTTTGGCTACCTCCACTGGGCGATGTACAATTTCCTGTTCTGGAGCCACCTCGCTATGGTCGTGGAGGGCTTTCTCCTCCATCGCATCACCAACTTCCCCGTCAAGGCCGTGGCCGTCGCTGCCGGGTGGTATCTGCTCAACGACCTCGTGGACTACTTCATCCCGCTCGTGGGCAATGCCCACCACACCTTGCTCCCGCCCGCGGTCGAGCCAATCGTCAACGGCGTGGTGCAACACGCGAGTCCGGGCCACGAAATCGCCGCCGCAGGTGCGGTGACACTCACCGTGCTCGCAACGTTTCTCGCGCTCGCAACCCGCGTGAAAAAACTCGAAGCCTAA
- a CDS encoding undecaprenyl diphosphate synthase family protein — MGLYDRYLAMRIRRHDAPVPERVAVVLTERDLLERGAYRTLESFLGWAFELGAERIMVYISVLDPAAVPALQRAFSQLQSPRPLAVRGRDDTERADTPVQVSIGLGGKHEFAKAVQATAESVAEGDLSPDDIDEAVIEDHLVFPTDPDLVIKTGAERLSDFMIWQSVYSELYFTDVNWRDFRRRDYLRAVLDYQNRQRRFGR, encoded by the coding sequence ATGGGTCTGTACGACCGCTACCTCGCCATGCGAATCCGCCGTCACGACGCGCCCGTCCCCGAACGGGTAGCGGTCGTCCTCACGGAGCGCGACCTCTTAGAGCGCGGGGCCTACCGGACGCTCGAATCGTTCCTCGGGTGGGCGTTCGAACTCGGTGCGGAGCGAATCATGGTGTACATCAGCGTCCTAGACCCCGCCGCGGTGCCGGCGCTCCAGCGTGCCTTTTCCCAACTCCAGAGTCCGCGCCCGCTCGCGGTCAGGGGCCGCGACGACACCGAGCGCGCAGACACACCGGTACAGGTGAGCATCGGGCTAGGCGGGAAACACGAGTTCGCAAAGGCGGTTCAGGCCACCGCAGAGAGCGTCGCTGAGGGGGACCTCTCTCCGGACGACATCGATGAGGCGGTCATCGAAGACCACCTCGTGTTCCCGACCGACCCCGACCTCGTCATCAAAACCGGCGCAGAGCGCCTCTCTGATTTCATGATTTGGCAGTCAGTCTACTCTGAACTCTACTTCACGGACGTGAACTGGCGAGACTTCCGGCGGCGCGACTACCTGCGCGCGGTGTTGGATTATCAGAATCGCCAGCGGAGATTCGGCCGCTAG
- a CDS encoding DUF3311 domain-containing protein, producing the protein MNGNSSKYILWTVVALVLVALSVPWFLWDDSRVAFGLPLWIWWHIGWMGVTAGVFYVFAQRAWGLGVEGVTHG; encoded by the coding sequence ATGAACGGCAATAGTTCGAAGTATATTCTGTGGACGGTGGTCGCCCTCGTGCTCGTGGCGCTTTCCGTCCCATGGTTCCTCTGGGACGACTCGCGGGTCGCCTTCGGCCTCCCGTTGTGGATTTGGTGGCATATTGGCTGGATGGGCGTGACCGCCGGCGTGTTCTACGTTTTCGCCCAGCGCGCCTGGGGCCTCGGCGTAGAGGGGGTGACCCATGGCTGA
- a CDS encoding sodium:solute symporter family protein: MAETGLQLGIIGGYLLLTLVIGLVAYRLTDKTAEDYYLASRTFGTVVLLFTTFATLLSAFTFFGGPNLAYAAGPEWILVMGLMDGVLFGILWYVIGYKQWAVGKAHGYVTLGEMLGDRFGSKALRVFVAAISIFWLFPYVMLQQKGAGTALVALTDGAVPYWVGAGGITLFMIAYVVASGMRGVAWTDTMQGAFMLLMIWAAVLWILAALGGPSAATAGMGAANSEFLSLGGGLYTPQFIIGTAISIAFGVTMFPQVNQRFFVARSKTVLKQTFVLWPVLVVLLFVPAFMLGAWAVGLNLNVPEGGNVLSVLLRDTTPAWFAALVVAGAMAAMMSSSDSMLLSGSSYLTRDIYRPLVSAAGKREDTIARVGVAVFATLSFVASIYTPGTLIEIGETAFGGFAQLALPVMVALYWARTTKWGMLAGVIGSQAFYLASVFIPQVPATIMTWDTSLYGMALGLVLTVGLSLITTSAPTEKRSVYFEEVRAD, translated from the coding sequence ATGGCTGAGACCGGCCTCCAACTCGGTATCATCGGCGGCTACCTGCTGCTCACGCTCGTCATCGGCCTCGTCGCCTACCGGCTGACCGACAAAACCGCAGAGGACTACTACCTCGCCAGTCGCACCTTCGGCACCGTCGTCTTGCTGTTCACGACGTTCGCAACCCTCCTTTCGGCGTTCACCTTCTTCGGCGGCCCGAACCTCGCCTACGCCGCCGGTCCCGAATGGATTCTCGTGATGGGCCTCATGGACGGCGTCCTGTTCGGGATTCTCTGGTACGTCATCGGCTACAAGCAGTGGGCCGTCGGCAAAGCCCACGGCTACGTCACCCTCGGTGAGATGCTCGGCGACCGCTTTGGCTCGAAGGCGCTCCGGGTATTCGTGGCCGCCATCAGCATCTTCTGGCTGTTCCCCTACGTCATGCTTCAGCAGAAAGGCGCGGGGACGGCGCTCGTCGCGCTCACCGACGGCGCGGTGCCCTACTGGGTTGGCGCGGGCGGCATCACGCTGTTCATGATCGCCTACGTCGTCGCCTCCGGGATGCGCGGGGTGGCGTGGACCGACACCATGCAGGGCGCGTTCATGCTCCTCATGATCTGGGCCGCGGTGCTCTGGATTCTCGCCGCCCTCGGTGGCCCGAGCGCTGCAACCGCCGGGATGGGCGCAGCGAACTCCGAGTTCCTCTCGCTCGGCGGCGGCCTCTACACGCCCCAGTTCATCATCGGCACCGCAATCAGCATCGCCTTCGGCGTCACCATGTTCCCGCAGGTGAACCAGCGCTTTTTCGTCGCCCGCTCGAAGACTGTGCTCAAACAAACGTTCGTCCTCTGGCCGGTTCTCGTCGTCTTGCTGTTCGTCCCGGCGTTCATGCTCGGCGCGTGGGCGGTGGGCCTGAACCTGAACGTGCCAGAGGGCGGCAACGTCCTCTCGGTACTGCTCCGTGACACCACGCCCGCGTGGTTCGCCGCGCTCGTCGTCGCCGGGGCGATGGCCGCGATGATGAGTTCCTCTGACTCGATGCTCCTGTCGGGGTCGTCGTACCTCACCCGCGACATCTACCGCCCGCTCGTGAGCGCGGCGGGGAAGCGCGAGGACACGATTGCCCGCGTCGGCGTCGCCGTGTTTGCCACGCTCTCGTTTGTGGCGAGCATCTACACGCCGGGGACGCTCATCGAAATCGGTGAGACCGCCTTCGGTGGGTTCGCCCAGCTCGCCCTCCCCGTCATGGTCGCGCTCTACTGGGCGCGGACGACGAAGTGGGGCATGCTCGCGGGCGTCATTGGCTCGCAAGCGTTCTACCTCGCAAGCGTGTTCATCCCGCAGGTGCCCGCAACCATCATGACGTGGGACACGTCACTGTACGGCATGGCGCTCGGACTCGTCCTCACCGTCGGCCTGTCGCTCATCACCACCTCCGCTCCGACAGAAAAGCGGTCGGTCTACTTCGAGGAGGTCCGCGCTGACTGA
- the pdxS gene encoding pyridoxal 5'-phosphate synthase lyase subunit PdxS — translation MPEETNLEELKRGTELVKRGFAKMQKGGVIMDVVNAEQARIAEDAGAVAVMSLEAVPADIRKRGGVSRMADPALVNEIIDEVSIPVMGKARIGHTTEAQILEAIGVDMIDESEVLTPADDAYHIDKREFTSPFVCGARDLGEALRRINEGAAMIRTKGEAGTGDVNQAVKHQRAIRGAIRELEGMTFEEREAYAREISAPAELVHETAEMGRLPVVNFAAGGIATPADAALMMHHGCDGIFVGSGIFGAENPAVMGEAIVEAVNNWDNPEKLAEISSNIGKGMKGEANVDLPEEKKLQGRGV, via the coding sequence ATGCCTGAGGAGACCAATCTTGAGGAACTAAAGCGCGGCACCGAACTGGTGAAGCGTGGGTTCGCAAAGATGCAGAAAGGCGGCGTCATCATGGACGTCGTCAACGCAGAACAGGCCCGTATCGCAGAAGACGCCGGTGCGGTCGCCGTCATGTCGCTCGAAGCCGTCCCCGCGGACATCCGCAAACGCGGCGGCGTCTCGCGGATGGCAGACCCGGCGCTCGTCAACGAAATCATCGACGAAGTGTCGATTCCGGTGATGGGCAAAGCCCGTATCGGCCACACGACCGAGGCACAGATTCTCGAAGCCATCGGCGTGGACATGATCGACGAGTCCGAGGTGCTGACCCCCGCAGACGACGCCTACCACATCGACAAGCGCGAGTTCACCTCGCCGTTTGTCTGTGGCGCACGCGACCTCGGCGAGGCGCTCCGGCGCATCAACGAGGGCGCGGCCATGATTCGAACGAAAGGTGAGGCCGGCACGGGCGACGTGAACCAGGCCGTCAAGCACCAGCGCGCCATCCGCGGGGCAATCCGCGAACTCGAAGGGATGACCTTCGAAGAGCGCGAGGCGTACGCCCGCGAAATCAGCGCGCCCGCAGAACTCGTCCACGAGACGGCTGAGATGGGTCGGCTTCCCGTCGTCAACTTCGCCGCAGGCGGCATCGCAACGCCCGCAGACGCGGCGCTCATGATGCACCACGGCTGTGACGGCATCTTCGTCGGCTCCGGTATCTTCGGCGCAGAGAACCCCGCCGTGATGGGCGAGGCAATCGTCGAAGCGGTCAACAACTGGGACAACCCAGAAAAGCTTGCAGAAATCTCGTCGAACATCGGCAAGGGCATGAAAGGCGAGGCGAACGTCGACCTCCCCGAAGAGAAGAAACTGCAGGGTCGCGGCGTCTAA